The region GACTAAATGGACAAGTAAAAAAATCTGAGGGAGTACTATATAAGTGGGAAAGTAGCCCCAAATCTGGTGAATTTGGCTATGACCTATTTCTCTGTTCTTGGTAGGATGCTTCTTGCTTTCTTGATAGGGCTGTTAACTTAAATGTAAAGAAGGGGAAGATGAGCTTATGATTCGTGTGAGAACTATAAGCATGTGATTTGATATACTTCTTattcttgattttgatttgattattataagtAATAGCTACCTAGGAATCACCGCTATGTATAGTTACTTCAGTGTATTTAGttaaatttacaattataattttgtttaatgtGTAATCAgagctgtaattttttttataggtgGATTGctgatttttaaaacaacttTTCCATCTTAAGTTTTGTAGTTTTCTGCTGATTTTTTTAGCTTATTTTCATGCGTAGcaataaattgctgaaaatgatTTATGATGTTACAGGAAAACATTAAGACAAAGCATCCTCAGTTGCTGTACGAATCAAAGTTGTACAGAATTCTCCAAGGAGGAAGTATGACAATATTTATTGACCGAGTGCTCTTTATTcagttttttcttttgtttgtgcTTTTGTTATTTGTTCTCTTTCATATGCACTTTCCTTATTAACATCTGTTATTTGGGCAGCTGGAATACCAAATGTGAGGTGGTTTGGTGTTGAGGGGGACTATAATGTTTTAGTGATGGATTTACTTGGACCTAGTCTTGAAGATCTGTTTAACTTCTGCAGTAGGAAATTGTCTTTAAAGTCAGTTCTTATGCTTGCTGATCAAATGGTAGGTTTTGTTATGTATCTGCAGTTGATGCATTTGAGCTCTTTCTGAGTgaataattatttgttttttaattcagATCAATCGCGTCGAGTTTGTTCACTCGAAATCATTTCTACATAGAGATATTAAGCCGGATAATTTTCTTATGGGCTTGGGAAGACGAGCAAATCAGGTTTTTGTTGGAAGTATATGTTTTCTCCTCAAGTTATTTATTGCAGTTATGGTCTTCACATGTTAACTTTCTTATTGTTATTTTCATGTAGGTCTACATGATTGACTTCGGTCTGGCAAAAAAATATAGAGATAGTTCAACCCATCAACATATTCCTTACAGGTAAAAAACACTTAGCATGTGGCATAATATGTTAGTCTCGGTTTTTGATGTGTAGGGATGTGAAACATGATTGCGTCCGTAcacaaattttttgttttaaaagccGAAATTGAACAATTGTAATGGTGCACTGGTAGTCTGGTTCAGTTTTACTGTGCTTTTTGTTGTTTCCTTTCACTATCTATTATGGAGTCGGTAGTTCTAAAATGTCATTTCTGTGGCTTTACTAGTTTTTAGTGGTTTTTGTAGTAAGCAACTGCTGATTGCATATTGCAATAATTATTgcagagaaaataaaaatttgacagGAACTGCTAGATATGCTAGTATGAATACTCACCTTGGAATTGGTATGTGCTTTCTCTTCTTTTTGACATGTTTCCCATACCTACAGACGTTTCTAGTTAAGTATTTAAGTTTAATTCTTCATTGAATTGTTGTAGAGCAAAGCCGGAGGGATGACTTAGAATCTTTGGGTTATGTTCTCATGTACTTTCTAAGAGGAAGGTGATTCTTGCAACCTGCCTACCCTCTTGTTGTCTTCATGAAATCAATTGGTGTTTTGTTCACTGTTGTCCCTTTTCTACAGTCTTCCTTGGCAAGGACTGAAAGCAGGAACAAAGAAGCAGAAGTATGAGAAAATTAGCGAAAAGAAGGTTTCTACTTCAATTGAGGTGAGCTACTTTTGATCATTTGTTTTACATTTCGGCTTCTTCAAGTTCATGTGGCTGATCAAAGCTGTATTGCTCTTTCAGGCCCTATGTCGTGGTTATCCAACCGAATTTGCATCTTACTTTCATTACTGCCGTTCCTTACGATTTGATGATAAACCTGATTATGCATACTTGAAAAGAATATTCCGCGATCTCTTCATTCGCGAGGGTAGGAAAATAGAATTGTTGAAtacctttaattttttgattccTCTTCTGGTTTTCTTTTATGACTTCTGTGGCATCTGACAGTGGCACTATATCTACTTCTATTTTTGACACAGGCTTCCAGTTCGATTATGTTTTTGACTGGACTATATTGAAGTATCAGCAATCACAGCTGGCTAATCCTCCAGCTCGTGCCCTTGTAAGTGACGGCACATCATTTCTGTTGGTTGTCGGTCTTTCATATTTCATGCATTTGAATAGTTCTTGCTCCTTAGGGCCCTGGGATTGGAACTAGTTCTGGAATGCCTCCGGCTATTGGCAGTGCTGACAGACAGACAGGTAGGctttgtaaaaaaattgtaatttttttaaatacaatgcTCTCTCTTTGTATTTTAAGCCTTTTTCTTGAAagttttctatttgaaaaaaatacatatagaATATATAAgtagaaataatacaaaatcTAGTGGGCCGTTAATGTTGATAGTAATTCCAGTCCTTCACTTGCATGGggtgttttagatttcttttaATTCTTCTAATATTGTTCTCCAGTTAAATTTCTGCCTTATGTTATGTTATTGCCCCCCTATGGCTTTGCTCAGGTaagaattgaaattgaaaattgaatcCTGCTAAAGGAACTTGCTTCTATTATTTTAGctagaaacaaatacaaaaaactGAAAGgatatttattcttatttttacaTTTGCTTCAATATATACTTATTTCTATTGCTTGTTGCAGGTGGAGAAGAAGCTCGACAAGTTGGTCAGTCAATGGATGCTGCTCGGCGCAGACTATCAGGACCTATTCTGAATTCTGGAAGTTTTGCAAAGCAGAAGAGTCCAGTGGCCAATGATTCTCTAGCTGCAAAGGATCCTATTGTAAGTTCTTGGAGGTCGCAAATTTCTTTACTCGCTAGATTTGGTTGTAGAATTCTGTGGATCTCAATTTATTGTGATGATGCAGAATTGACTACATGTGTCTACAATCTTTGTGCAACATTATTTGCTTAGCTTGAacctatatatatttttacacTAACGTCGCTAAAGTAATCATGGTAAATTTGCATCATCAAGCTTTTAATTTACCTGAATGATTATTGAATTGCAAGTATCTTCTTATAGCTTGGTGCTGCTAAATGTGCCAGAGGTATTTATTTTCTGTATTTTGATCTGATGGCTATGATGCTCCAATTTCACAGTTACCTAGTTCTGCTTTCATGGGGAGATCAAGCCGATCTTCAAGACAACCGGCAGGTGTTTCTTCTAGTCGTGATGTATATGTTGGAAGCGAAGCTGATCCCCAACGCTCTCGCACAACAGATGCTAGCCCAGGAGCAATGCATAAAATAGCAAGTGGACAAAGGAGTCCTCCCCTTGGATCTTCAGATCCGAGGCGGTCATCATCAGCCCGAAATGCTACACACATGAAATCTTATGAGTCTGCCCTCAAGGGAATTGAGGGCCTGAATTTTGACACTGATGATAAGGTTCACTATTAGGTGCTCAACGACGCTGTGCACTGTTGTAAATCATCAAATTATCGGTATCCTGCAAATTACACACAATAGTGTAATACTGTATTATTCTTATGGGGGTTGAGTCCTGCAAATTGTGCTTTGCAAATTCTGGATATAAATTTGCACTCACAAAAGACAACAGCTGATCAAAAAGTGGCCTGGAGGTCGAGAACTGCCTCCGAATTTAAAGGGCGCCATTATTCAAGATATTCTCGAAATTGCTTGACCTATTATTGTTGTCGCTTTAGTTTATTGAAGCACCATTCCTTTATgttcttttaaaacattagtaTTAAATCTGAAGCCACTGTTAGATACAGGCAGCAGAGCAGTTTGTGTTGCCAAGTTCTGTTGTAGTCCCACCCAACACGTGTTTAAGGAGTTTGAAATCAAAACTGGGTTTTCCAGTAAAAACGTGTGTCCTAGATTTTTTAGTTTGCCAATTGTAAGTTTATTGACTGCTCTTCTTATTTTCAGTGGATTTTAATGTCAGTATAAATAGATTGTAAGAACTTGATATAGAAATCATCTGCATCTTTTATTGCAAAATAGTTGCTTACTCGATCTTTTTGGTTATGGATCAAAAATTCAACATAACCGATTTGGATTTTATTACTTCTTTTTTATTAATCTAAAGAATCTCTTACTTATTAAGATCCTGATACTAAACTTGTTTTGAATGCTAAACTAGTTTTGGATGCCAAAAACCCATAAACATACACAAAAGAATTACTCATTTATTGTTATTATCCAATCCGATTGGGAAACTACAATTATTGTTATTATCCGGTCCGTTTTGAGAACGTTCAAGCTATTCCCATTAACATTAGGTTAATCTACCACCAAAAAAAGTCACGGTTTATCGACTTTTTTAGTTTATaactcaaacttttaaaaaatcatcaattttaatttatttttctattttcagtcttaacataaaaaaattgtttaaattggaaagaaacaaattcaaatgtctTTAATGGTTAGGATTTTTAATGGTGAAAACCTACTTGGAACAATAtgagataatattaaaaaaaaaatgaactttttccacTCCACTCTAAACAAATGACTACAATAGAAAATAAAGATCGAGACAAtcttaaattgacaattttcaAAGTTTTAGACATGAACGAATAACAATTGAGAAGGTAGAGTATTTTTGGATGATTCAGCCTTAATATTATCATACAATTTCAAATACAGCAGTATAGAGCATAACTTTAAAACCCCAAAAGCAGTATATAACAGAAGGTATAGTTTAAGAATAAGAAAAATGAACATTCAACAGAACAGTCGGAAAAACACCACTAACAATAAGCAACTCTAGTATACTTGTCCTTAAGCTACCTGAAGCTCTGCTTAAAAGACCCTTCAACTTTGACTATACCAAATTTGGTTAATTTTAGGACAGAATAGAGTAATATTGTAAGGCATTCAGAAACAGATTACATGGGAAAAAAATGGATCAACTCAGAACAGAACCTCACTCTCTATCTGATCAACCAAAAGATTATGTTCACAGCTTTCATAGGGAATGAATCGGATGCATGGAATCCGACACAAAACCATCAATATGTAAATgaacataaataaacataacCTAACAAACAAAGGATAAACACAAGTGTATTTCTCAAAACATAAGCAGCCGCTGGTGGGTCTGTAAAAAGTCTAAAGACAAATAGCCAAAAAATTAACACATTCAGCTTAAACAAGAACAATACCCCTTTTAAGCCATTATCTTAGCTGATCTGACATACAGGCTATCAACTACCTTACCGATATTGGAAATTGTCTCCAGTGTCGCTGGGTAGATTGCATCGGTCTTAGGATCATCGAAAATGACAAGGCATCCAGCGCCCTGGTCCAACGTCCCTGCAAACTTCTTATCAAGGATCATCTGCGACAATTTCTTCTCCACATGATCTACCGGCAGTTCAATTAGCTCAGCTATATGCACGATTTCAACTCTTGAGAAAGGCTCGATCAATCTGCAAAGATTTTGCTCCAACAATGTGTCATACAGGGAAGACAAGTGTCGATGAACAATTGGGTCTTCCTCTAGTTGAGCCTTGTAATCACGGAGTGCAGTCTCAAAGAGCTTTAGAGAACGTTTTGAATGAGCATCTGCAACAGCTTTCATAGCATCAAGCTCTGGTCCTACGTATTGTAACCCGGCCTTGGATGAGATTACCCCTGCAACATCATCAGCTTGGTTTACCATGATTTTGCACAACAGCATATATTTCAGGCTAAATACTGCTCGGGAATCTTCGAGAGCATTGAAAGCTTCAAATGCTTCAAAGAAGTAACTGTATGCAGTCTTGTAATCCTTCTCTTCGGCATGAAGGATCCCACTCTGTAAATCTATAGTACCCTGTTGAGCTGGAGGGACATAAATTGCATTGGCTGCTGTTCTTGCAGCAGTGAGTGCCGCCTTGGCTTTGGGAAGGTTTCTAAGAGAAAAGTGAAGCTTGCTCTCCAGTAAGTCTATGTCCACAAGAAGAAGCTTATCGTCCAATCGCCTCACCTCCTTGATTAGCCCAGAAAGCAGACTTAAAGCCTCCGAGTACTGCTTGCTTTCCATCAAAAGCGCTGCGAGCCTCGCTTCAACTCTCTGCCGAAGAAACGTCCGCTTCTCATCACGAGTCCACTTAACCATTTCTTTACAAAGCGAGATCTGGAGATCAGATGTGCCCGGTATTTTAGCTACTGCGTCAATTATCCCGCGAACAATTTTAGCAGTTTTTGCCTTTGGAATCAAGGCAAAAAACGGCCTTAATTGAGTCAAAAGGCTTCGAAGCTCCTCCCCACGATTCTCCTGTCTGAGAAGATCCGAGAGATTCGTTATAACCTGTTCTTTGATCCTTAGGGATTCAGCCGAAGATGAAGGATTCTCTAGTATGCGGTAATAGATAGAAATGGATTCGGATGGGGTTTTCGCTTCCGAAGCTTCAGCAATCGAATCAGCGGTTGCAGGAAGATATGATGTAGACATTGTTGATGCTTTCAAATCTCTAtactacaaaaataaaaaataaaaaagtctCATCTTGCAATTTGGcacataataaaaagaaaatttaactGATTCAAACAACAACATTATCATTACCAAAAGAAAATCTGAAAATTTGATATATACTAActacaaattttaattactcTCTGCCACAAGAACTTATCAGTCAACAATAATACAAAAAGATAATCATGGCCGAGAAAATTGAAGAATCAAACAAAATTATACCAGATTCAGTTTGAGAGAAACCTAAagttattctaaatttaaaaagctAACAGTAACCCTAATTGaaaggcaaaaaaaaaacaaacagtaagctaatagaaaataatttacaGAGAGAATTACTACGAACGAACCGGTGGTTGTAGTGGCGGAGGAGAAGATCGAGGCGGTGGTGAGATTTCTTGAGTAATCTTTATTGTGTTCTTGGCTTGTAGAGCAGGAAATCGGAGTTCAAGGAGGGTTTGGTCATTTAATATGAGTTTTGGTTTTGGGCCCAAAGCCTTTTTGTTTCATCGGCCCAGCATTTCTAAGTTATGTTAAACTTGGTAAGCATCATGATCATTCACAGCAACTTAAAAACTTGGCCAAACTCCTCTtatactttaaaattttattcatatggtcattttttttaatttatgtctTTAGTTAGTttccttatttaatttattttgatgaaGAAGAAACATGCATTACACTCGGTGTTAAACACGTGCGAAACCGAATTTCAATGTCCACCTAACTCGACTCGTTAGCAAAATATATCATATCATCAAATTTGGAGTAAGactaaataaatgaaattttgtaAGTACATGAGCCTAAAAAAATCAGATAAACAAGAATTTAAAAGTATATCAGCCTTTTATCACTTTCGATCTGaaaattgttaattaatggTGATTGAGACACACGCTCTCAACTTCTGTTTATAAAAAGacctattaaataaaaaaaaacgaataGTACAAATACCTATCAAATAACAActtaacaaaaacaaataaataaaaactagaAGTATTGGAGCCCTTTGAGGAGTTAAGCTTAAAAACTTCATTAAGGAGCATACCTAGTCCTAAAGTAAAAACACTAATCAAATAATAATGATAAACAAATaagtttttatcaaatttatgattttaactgTAACATGTTCAACattttttggtttaaaataattgaaccgcattttttaaatttttttagagaaacaaactaaattgttttttaatttacaatatCAAGTTAGTCTAACTAGTGAGTGGCTCACTCAAAACCAAGAGAAAAAATACtttctttttctatattttaattcacacaatttactttttaagttatttttctaatttatattttttactttaattttacttttttacccTATTCAATAAAtaccttttatttaatttttttaaaagagatgTAGTGTGaaagtataaaatttaattaatttttttaaaaactatttttcatagtaaattttctcaatttgaaAGACGATAAATACTTGCATCACATTTTGACGTAAAAGAATGGCGTTGATCATCTAGAAGGATTTTGTTTGCATTGAGGgttttattttgacaattaaacCGACTTTTAAGTATTGACTGAAAAGTTTCCAGCATAGCTGGCTTCAAAAGGTTAGAGAAAGAATTCAAGTGTAAACTAATATGAGTAAATTAGCCCCAGCACCATATAAGCGTTAAATATTCTCACTTGTACGACGCGGTTGTTTCCTTATAAAAAATACGATGCTCTTTCAATTTCTTTCATCTCTGtgttttaatttcataattttactgtttataaaaattgattatatttcttctgctttttctctttttttccttttgatcCAAATTGAACCAGCAATTCTCCACTTTCTAATGGCAATTTTCAGTAATTCACCGGAAGTCTTTTCGGCGTCCTTTCTTCTCCGGTTATGGCACGGTGGCTGCCAGCTCTTGCTCATCTGAACGTAATAATCATAGATTCACCTTCAACAGCCACCGGTTTTCCTGCGGTGTCGCTATAGCTCCTCTGATACTTCTCTGTACTCTTCTTCTCCACCTTCAACAGCCAcccttttttgtaattcttcAATCCAGTTTCGTGTTGATGTTTggttgaaaattatttatttctattgTTATGGTtagattttggtttttttttgttatttgtttatttgataATACATATGTCAATTTGTGGTGGTTGTATTCAATTACAGGCGCTACTAAATTAGCAGACAGTTGAATAATGCATTTCGTTATATCAGTAAAAGTTAATCCTTTTTATCTCAATCCTTTGTTTAAGCTTATTGTGTTCCTATTTGTTCTCTTGGTATTGTTAGAGgttggaaaaaaattcaatatcaaACAGCTTCACAGATGGCCATTAAAGTATTGATTTTGGACCCACTTGAAAATTACCCAGGTAGTTCTCTTGCTTATCTCATATATGCAGCTTTGATGATAGTGTTACATTTCAAGCATTTTCCAAAAGGTtcaacatttatattttttttatgaaatcaaTATTAAATTGAGTGTTGTTTGAgattatgtaattataaatgCTGATTGATTATTAGTAGTCAGATGTTGAGTGTTTGCAGCTGAGATTGAACATGTTGATGTTGCTACATTGCAGAAACTTGAAAAGGAAGGGGCTATTTCCAACCTAAAGTAATAACTGTTGGAATTAAAGAATCAAGCTCATGTGACTTTTGGCAaccaacaataatttttttatagtgataGACTCTTATAGCTAGTGTATTTGATACTTGTAATAGATTGATCTATGTTAGATTAGTAAAAATGTGGTGGTAGCAAAACTCAAATGAattgttttgtatatttatttaaaatttgactaTGGATATGCTTAATTTATGTGTTTCTAACTCAAATTGTATTTGATAGTAAACTGTTAGCATACTGATAGTTTACCTTGACTGCTGACCTTTTCTTTTGTGAGTGGAAATCAATGATGAAATTCTTCCACATACCTCTAATGagatttttgtaaattaaacttagtttctattttatattaaatttatagtaaatatttttataaaccaATTTCGTATATGTTAAAGAGTTGCACtatgttttaatgattttgtagACTTTAGAAAACCGATAGTAAGACGTTagtaaactaatttaatatttgagtaaaccgttagtaaactgttagtattCAACTTAACTTTTTCAGTAAATCGATAATCAATTATTAGtacatttgtatttttaaaaataaaaaataataaactaacttatcttttagtagattaataataaattaattttttaagtaaaccgatagtagATTATTAGTAAATCGTTATTAAACTAACTTATCTTTTattaaactgatagtaaaccgttagtaaactaccttatcttttagtaaatttggtttttaagtaaaccgatagtaaacTAATGTATTACATATGACaaatatgatattaattattgaaatgGAAGCATTTTCAACATGAAGATTTTATGAAACTAAATCGATAGTAAATTATTAgtaaatcgttagtaaactaacttattttttagtaaactaatagtaaacaGTTAGCAACTAACTtgttttttagtaaatttggtttttaagtaaaccgatagtaaacTAATGTACTACATATGACAAATATAATAGTAAATCAAATTGTGTAAGgatatttttactatttgttAATAGAATTTTAAGTGTTTACTAACAGGTTATCCAATTGATACTAATAGATATCCCAAGATTCACCAATTTTGTATCAGTATACTATGAAAATATGTGTACTATTAAGATACTCAAGGTTTCCAAAAAATTTACTAATAGGTTTTCTAATATTCACTGataataaaacaattcaaatcGGGATAGTATTGCTTTACGTTCGTTAATCGGTTACTAAAGGTTTACTAAATAGTTACCAAATACTTTTACTGATAGGTTACATTTTCAACTATTAGGTAACCCAAAGATAACCAATAAATTCCTTAAGTTTTCTAATAGATTTCTAAAAGTCAACCAATAAAACTTATTTTACATCCTTTAACATTTTTATAGGTTTACTAATAGGTTACTTAAAGTAACTTGATAGATTACCAAATGTCAATTATAATCAGTAGACAACAATTATAATCAGTAGACAATTACTATTATTGTTAGTATATTATATAAAGATTTATTAAAAGTTTACTATCAGGTTACCAAATTGTTAccaattatttttcataaaaaaattacatgtaGTTTATTGCTAGTtcactaacaatttactaaacaactactgaatttataaaaactaaaatagtaAATCAAATTGTGTAAGGATATATTTACTATTTGTTAGTAGAATTGTTACTAACACGTTAGCAAACTGAAAATGTGTACATTAAACTAATATTGTACATGTTAAAAAACTTCAATTAATATAAATCAATAACCAATATATTGAAATTAAAGAGGGAGTAACATGCTCCAATTCTTCATAGAAAAATGAAGATCCAATAAACTTTGAAAGTAAATGGTGCTATAACAGTATAATTGGTGTGCCATATACTTGTTTGACTTCCATCCTTgaactttttgaaaaattcaactgaatttaaaataagtacCATGATCTTTCAAAAGGCGGGTACTTCTTGTTGTATAAATTGAAGTGTTTCTTGTACATTTAGCTTcactaaaacaatttatagtacacaattttaaaaattaagtataGTCACTAACCAAACTGTTGGAGCTTGAGAGAGAGTGGCAGCATCAGCTCCTCCAACTTGGCTCAGAGGTGGAtcatgatttataaattaagtataGTCACTAATGGGTTAAAAAATTATGAGCATAACACAGCTAAACAAGATTTCTCTTAGGTATTATATCAAACATCTTGCGTGCATTTTTCATGCTCCTACATTTGACAAATATTCCATAACAATTAGCTAACAAAATTATTGCTCCATTTGCTCCAATAACAAAACCCACAAAAATGTGAACAAGTCTAATATATAAAACAACAATCAACTAATAAATAGTTTTTGAACCAATTATTTTGAActgaattcaaaataaatagtttCTGAACCTATAGAGAATTCTAATTCACCATCGTCACCACCAGTCCACCACCAACACCTCAAATTTACTCTTTACCGTTGAAACCCTGTGATGATTTCCACCATAAAATGCTTTACCTAGACTCAGTAGGAATCGATAATAGAGGATTTCAATAAGATTATAGACTATTCTAAAGAAGTGAGAGATCGTGTTCAGAGAATGCATGTCGTTGATTGTTCTGCGGCGAGAATTCCGTACTTTTCAAAACATAAAAGTTTACTTTTGCAATAAATTTCAGTCAAACGGTAAAAATTAACACTTTTCAGTCAACAGATAGGTTTGAGAATATTTAAGTATTCTGGatgtatttgtctaaaaatcccaACTAATATTTCCACAATGATAGATAATTTGAAGACGAAAAATAtagttgattaattaaaatgattgtttatctattttataattttataacttttaaatatatactccatccgtcccatttaagaagaaCGACATATTCCAACTTTTGAAGTTAGATACCAATTTGATACATCAGGTAAAATTTGAGAACTAACCGGTGCAATTAACCCCTCTTGAGAACTGATTATGTCCCTGAAAATATTGCTCTCGCTGGGTACCTTTTAAGAAGTTTAAAATCAATGCTGGTTTTCCCAGTAAAAGCCTGAGtcgcaatttttttttctttagtttAAGTATTGTTGACTGAATTACTTACCTTCAGTAGATTTTATTATCAGTATAAACTATAAAATCGGTTCATGGTTCGGGAAACTTCAAGTCGGACAAAATTTATCCGTTTCATTTCTGGTTGAGGAGTTCCTATCCATTGGGAATTGCCATTTCTCAAGTCATAAAATTGTCATGTAGTAATGGAAATGGAAGCTCAATAATAGTAGTCTACAGATTGATCGAGAAATCGAAGCTCAGCAATAAAATGAAGTCGACTGATGATGCTAGTGGCATTTCAACTACTGAGGACTGATTGTATTGACAAATCTGAATTACATCATAGCTATCTAGACTTGGAATCCAGCTCGAAACCAGGTATCGAATTACAACAACGAAGTGAAATACCTTCCTAAGTCGGGTTAAACTTCGTCGACATCATTGAGATAAGACCTAGAACTTCTACTAGGAGCCGCCTCTAGTTCCAAAAACCACTGGACACAAACTTATCAACAAAACAATTCTATAGTATGCAAAACATAAGATAATATGAAAAGTACAGAATGCAATGAATTGCAGTAGCAAAAACATGTAACTAACTAACATGATTTTGATAT is a window of Mercurialis annua linkage group LG2, ddMerAnnu1.2, whole genome shotgun sequence DNA encoding:
- the LOC126667664 gene encoding casein kinase 1-like protein 1 is translated as MEPRVGNKFRLGRKIGSGSFGEIYLGTNIQSNEEVAIKLENIKTKHPQLLYESKLYRILQGGTGIPNVRWFGVEGDYNVLVMDLLGPSLEDLFNFCSRKLSLKSVLMLADQMINRVEFVHSKSFLHRDIKPDNFLMGLGRRANQVYMIDFGLAKKYRDSSTHQHIPYRENKNLTGTARYASMNTHLGIEQSRRDDLESLGYVLMYFLRGSLPWQGLKAGTKKQKYEKISEKKVSTSIEALCRGYPTEFASYFHYCRSLRFDDKPDYAYLKRIFRDLFIREGFQFDYVFDWTILKYQQSQLANPPARALGPGIGTSSGMPPAIGSADRQTGGEEARQVGQSMDAARRRLSGPILNSGSFAKQKSPVANDSLAAKDPILPSSAFMGRSSRSSRQPAGVSSSRDVYVGSEADPQRSRTTDASPGAMHKIASGQRSPPLGSSDPRRSSSARNATHMKSYESALKGIEGLNFDTDDKVHY
- the LOC126667665 gene encoding 26S proteasome non-ATPase regulatory subunit 11 homolog, whose amino-acid sequence is MSTSYLPATADSIAEASEAKTPSESISIYYRILENPSSSAESLRIKEQVITNLSDLLRQENRGEELRSLLTQLRPFFALIPKAKTAKIVRGIIDAVAKIPGTSDLQISLCKEMVKWTRDEKRTFLRQRVEARLAALLMESKQYSEALSLLSGLIKEVRRLDDKLLLVDIDLLESKLHFSLRNLPKAKAALTAARTAANAIYVPPAQQGTIDLQSGILHAEEKDYKTAYSYFFEAFEAFNALEDSRAVFSLKYMLLCKIMVNQADDVAGVISSKAGLQYVGPELDAMKAVADAHSKRSLKLFETALRDYKAQLEEDPIVHRHLSSLYDTLLEQNLCRLIEPFSRVEIVHIAELIELPVDHVEKKLSQMILDKKFAGTLDQGAGCLVIFDDPKTDAIYPATLETISNIGKVVDSLYVRSAKIMA